The sequence below is a genomic window from Magnetococcales bacterium.
CAGAAGGCCCCCTGCAATCACGGGTTCGACATGGTCGCCTACCTCAAGGAGCTGGAAAGCTCCGTGGATCCGGCCATCCCGCCCGAGGAGATGGCGATCATCGAGCAGGGGGACCCGAAGGCGGTCCTGCGTTTGGCCATCGATCTGGAAAACAAGGCGATGAAGACCTACGCCAGGCTGGCGGAAGAGGCCATCGACCTGGAGGTCAAATCCTTCTGCCTGGAGCAGGTCAAGGAAGAGGCCAGTCACGGCAATGCCCTCACCAAGCTGCTGCACTCCATGGACATGGACCCCGAAGATCGTCCGGGTCTGTAAGCACCG
It includes:
- a CDS encoding ferritin family protein: METPTDIFKQALRNEVHASAFFAKAAELTRDDASRMLFLELSNMEDGHAGTLVEKGQKAPCNHGFDMVAYLKELESSVDPAIPPEEMAIIEQGDPKAVLRLAIDLENKAMKTYARLAEEAIDLEVKSFCLEQVKEEASHGNALTKLLHSMDMDPEDRPGL